The sequence TGTTGCATCGGCCCGTTAAAACGGGCTAACCCATAACGATTCCCATATGGACGATGTATATAAACAGATCTATGAAATGGAGGGCGTGAACAGCCTGTCGAAGCATGAACAGTTGGTGAACGGCATCCTGAGCGCTATCCAGAATAAAACACTGGCGCAGGGCGATATGCTCCCCTCGGTCAATAACCTGATCAATGAATTTGGTTTTGCCCGCGAAACCATTGCCAAAGCCTATAAGGACCTGGTAAAACGCGGTATTGTAGAGTCTAAGAACAGGGTAGGGTTCTTCGTTTCCAACAATAATGTAAAACAGCACCTGCGGGTGGCCCTGGTACTCTTTGCTTTTGATGCCTTCCAGGAAACCTTCTACAAAGTGTTCAGGTCCAAACTGGGCAAGGGCGTTCATATAGACGTTTTCTTTCACCACAACAATATTGACGTGCTGGAAAGCACGATCCAAAGCATTCGTGGCCGCTATGGCATGTATGTGGTGGCGCCTATTCCCCATCACCGCACCGCTGCTATCCTGGAAACACTGCCCATGGATATGTTCCTTATGATTGACCGGTTTGAGAAGGTCCCGGGCGATCATGCTTATGTGGCCCAGGAGTTTAAAGAGTCTTCCTACCGGGTATTTGCAGAACTGAGTGATACTATCAAGCAGTATGATAAAATGGTCTACTACCACCGGCCTGCCGCTGATACACCGATCGAGATACTGCAGGCTTTCAAAACCTTTGTAAAGGATTATAAAATAAAGCATGAAATAAAGGCTGAGTATGTTCCCGGCACACTGGAGAAGGGGAAAGTGTATTTTACCATCAATAATACTGAGCTGTGGATGATGCTGAAGGATTGTAAGCTCATGAAGCTGAAACCCGGAAAAGATGTGGGTATCCTTTCGCACAATGATGAAGTGGTAAAAGAGATCATCTTTGATGGTATTACCACTTATTCTGCCGATTTTAAAGTAATGGCGGAAAAAGCGGCTGAGTTTGTGCTCAAACGAAAGATGATCCAGGAAATAATCCCTACCGTGTTAATCAGGCGCAAGTCGCTATGATGATCTGATACACCATGAACCTGACAGGATTTATCTGCTTTTTATTGTTTCTGGCCATCGTTGCTGCCATTGCTATTATTAAGACCAGGAAGATGCGCCTCAACACGACTGTTGCTTATTTTATGGGCAACAGATCGCTGGGCTTCTGGATGGTGGGCGCCTCCCTTTTTCTAACCAACCTCAGCAGCAACCAGTTTGTAGGTGAGAATGAATTTGTATATACCAATGATATGACGGTAATGGCCTGGGGCATGAGTTCCATACTGGCCATGCTTCTTGTGGCGGAATTCTTTTTACCCATCTACCTCAAAATGGGGGCCGTTACCACACCTGATTTTCTGGAGCATCGTTTTGGCCCCGGCCTGAAGAAGATTGTCTCCTTCATCTTCCTGGCGAATTATCTCGTAACGCTCATCCCCACTATATTGTATGGCAGCGCTGTGGCGCTCAATGGCATCTTTCATATTGATGAAGCGCTGGGCATCAGTTATTTTTCTGCCATCTGGTTGCTGGTGGTCCTGGTGGGTGTTATCGGTGGATGCTACACCATACTGGGCGGGTTTAAAGCCATTACGGTTTCTGACCTGGTGCAGGGAGCGGGATTACTGGTAGGAGGGGTGGCCTTACTCTGGTTCAGTCTGCGTTACCTGGGCGATGGAAGCATATTGGGTGGCATTCAAAAAATAGGGGGATCAAAAAAAGAACACCTCAATGCCATCGGCGGGTCCAGCGACCCCATTCCATTCAGTACCTTGTTTACAGGCATGTTCCTGATCAATCTCTACTACTGGGGCATGGAGCAATACATCATGCAGCAGGCGCTGGCCGCCAAAAGCCTGTCGCAGGGACAGAAAGGCATGTCGCTGGCCTGTGTGGGCAAACTGCTTGCTCCCTTGCTGCTGAATGTGCCCGGTCTTATTGCGGTGCATCTTTATCCCAACATCACCAATACGGCTACGGTGTTCCCCCGGCTGGTAGGTGATGTACTGCCACCTGTGGTGACTGGCTTTGTAGCAGCCATTGTATTTGGGGCAGCCATCAGTACATTCAATGCGGGGCTCAATAGCTCAGGCACTTTGTTTATTATGAACCTGTACAAACCCTGGCGAAAAGGAAATGCCAGTGACCGTGAACTGGTAAAGGCAGGCAGGATTTTCCAGGTAAGCACACTTATCCTCGCCATGTGCTTTTCTCCGTTCATACTCTTCTTTGAAGGCGGCTTTTATCACTATATCCAGAAGATATCCAGCTTCTTCAGCGTTCCTGTATTCACCGTTATGATCGTAGGTTTCATGACGAAGCGGGTGCCGGAATCGGCAGCCAGGATAGGATTGTTGTTTTTCATTGTTACGTACACCCTGAGTCAGTTTGTGTTTGATGTGGGGGTACATTACCTGCATGTGTCGGCCATTCTTTTTGTTATTACCGTGGTGCTCATGCTGGCCATCGGGAAGTGGAGACCCATGGCCATACCCTATACCGAACGCAACTTGTCGGTCGTTGACCTGCAGCCCTGGCGCCACCGGTATTGGTTCTTTCTCCTGCTGATCGTGCTCATGGCAGGCGCCTTCATACTGTTTTCAAAAGCTGGTATCGCTCAATGAGCATAACAATCATAACCGCTGCGAATAAACTATAAACATGCAACTGAAACACTTAACCAATAGGAAGCCGGTAACCTTTATGGCAGGCATTATACTCTTATGTGCCCTTCCTGCCTTTTGTATGGCCGGCACAACCGGAGGTAAAGACGGTATTATCGCTATTCCCTTTGGGAAAAAAGATACTATTCTGTATTATATGAATAGCGGGACTTACACTGTACTATTTAGCGGCAAACCGGTTATCAGAGAAGCTGCTGCTGTATATGGAGGAAATGTAACACTTGAAAGTACTGTCGATGCCCCGCGAAAATATTCAGTCGCTTCCATCAACGATGCCTGGGGAAAAGGAAAGTTGCATAGTATAGAGCAAATCCGGAATGATATGCGTATGCAGCAACTGTTTTACGTATACCCTGGTAAATCTTTCTTTTTTGTGCAGGTAAAAGTGTATGGAAAAAACGTGGCGGCAAACTTTATTTCACCGATTTACCTTAGCGAGGTCATTGTAGAAGGTGCAGGGGATAAGCGTGGTCTGGCAGTGCCTTTCGATAATGATATGTGGGTACGTTATAATGCACGGCCATTGGGAAAAGACGGCTATATCAGCAGCGAAGTAACGGCCTTATACAACAATGATAATCATCAAGGGTTGATCATTGGTTCTGTAGAGCATACTGTATGGAAATCCGGCATCATAGTGTCAGGCGGAAGTCAGCCGGGTCTCACTGCTGTTGGCGGGTTCTCCGACAGTGTGATCACCCACGACAAGATACCCCATGGTAAAGTGGCTATCAATGATACACTTTGTAGTTCGCCGAAGATAATGGTCGGCATGTTTTCCGATTGGAGGAACGGTATGGAAGAATATGCGCGGGCTAACAAACTGGCAGAACGGCCGGTTATTGCCCGGTGGAAGAAGGCCACCCCCATGGGATGGAACAGTTGGGGTGCTATACAAAATAAGATCAACCTTGATAAGGCAAAAAGGGTAGTGGACTTCTTCAGCGATTCCTGTAAAGGTTTCCGCAATGCAGAGGGCTTCCTGT comes from Paraflavitalea devenefica and encodes:
- a CDS encoding GntR family transcriptional regulator codes for the protein MDDVYKQIYEMEGVNSLSKHEQLVNGILSAIQNKTLAQGDMLPSVNNLINEFGFARETIAKAYKDLVKRGIVESKNRVGFFVSNNNVKQHLRVALVLFAFDAFQETFYKVFRSKLGKGVHIDVFFHHNNIDVLESTIQSIRGRYGMYVVAPIPHHRTAAILETLPMDMFLMIDRFEKVPGDHAYVAQEFKESSYRVFAELSDTIKQYDKMVYYHRPAADTPIEILQAFKTFVKDYKIKHEIKAEYVPGTLEKGKVYFTINNTELWMMLKDCKLMKLKPGKDVGILSHNDEVVKEIIFDGITTYSADFKVMAEKAAEFVLKRKMIQEIIPTVLIRRKSL
- a CDS encoding solute:sodium symporter family transporter — its product is MNLTGFICFLLFLAIVAAIAIIKTRKMRLNTTVAYFMGNRSLGFWMVGASLFLTNLSSNQFVGENEFVYTNDMTVMAWGMSSILAMLLVAEFFLPIYLKMGAVTTPDFLEHRFGPGLKKIVSFIFLANYLVTLIPTILYGSAVALNGIFHIDEALGISYFSAIWLLVVLVGVIGGCYTILGGFKAITVSDLVQGAGLLVGGVALLWFSLRYLGDGSILGGIQKIGGSKKEHLNAIGGSSDPIPFSTLFTGMFLINLYYWGMEQYIMQQALAAKSLSQGQKGMSLACVGKLLAPLLLNVPGLIAVHLYPNITNTATVFPRLVGDVLPPVVTGFVAAIVFGAAISTFNAGLNSSGTLFIMNLYKPWRKGNASDRELVKAGRIFQVSTLILAMCFSPFILFFEGGFYHYIQKISSFFSVPVFTVMIVGFMTKRVPESAARIGLLFFIVTYTLSQFVFDVGVHYLHVSAILFVITVVLMLAIGKWRPMAIPYTERNLSVVDLQPWRHRYWFFLLLIVLMAGAFILFSKAGIAQ